The Globicephala melas chromosome 20, mGloMel1.2, whole genome shotgun sequence genome contains a region encoding:
- the LIG3 gene encoding DNA ligase 3 isoform X2 encodes MTLAFKILLPPTLRALSQKELCLFREQHHWPDIRQFSRWSETVLHGHHLLQRRKPVVSFQESNLRPRATCLVFLPGSHVGVCSGPCEMAEQRFCVDYAKRGTAGCKKCKEKIVKGVCRIGKVVPNPFSESGGDMKEWYHIKCMFEKLERARATTKKIEDLTELEGWEELEDNEKEQIIQHIADLSSKAANTPKKKAVVQAKLTATGQVTSPVKGASFVTNTNPRKFSGFSAKPNNSGEAHSIPTPKTSLSSSKCDPKHKDCLLREFRKLCAMVAENPSYNTKTQIIQDFLQKGSAGDGFHGDVYLTVKLLLPGVIKSVYNLNDKQIVKLFSRIFNCNSDDMARDLEQGDVSETIRVFFEQSKSFPPAAKSLLTIQEVDEFLLRLSKLTKEDEQQQALQDIASRCTANDLKCIIRLIKHDLKMNSGAKHVLDALDPNAYEAFKASRNLHDVVERVLRNEQEVKKEPGRKRALSVQASLMTPVQPMLAEACKSIEYAMKKCPNGMFSEIKYDGERVQVHKNGDHFSYFSRSLKPVLPHKVAHFKDYIPQAFPGGHSMILDSEVLLIDNKKGKPLPFGTLGVHKKAAFQDANVCLFVFDCIYFNDVSLMDRPLFERRKFLHDNMVEIPNRIMFSEMKQVAKASDLADMINRVIQEGLEGLVLKDMKGTYEPGKRHWLKVKKDYLNEGAMADTADLVVLGAFYGQGSKGGMMSIFLMGCYDPSSQKWCTVTKCAGGHDDATLARLQKELDMVKISKDPSKIPSWLKVNKIYYPDFIVPDPKKAAVWEITGAEFSKSEAHTADGISIRFPRCTRIRDDKDWKSATNLPQLKELYQLSKERAAFTIVAGDEGNSTTGGSSGENEGISGPAVSHEAPRTSPKQPSASAKKAGGKLSSSNSKGGNKLAAKPSPVKVGEKRKAPDETPCQAKRRPASKQRGRSAVPAGRR; translated from the exons ATGACTTTGGCTTTTAAGATCCTCTTACCACCAACTCTCCGTGCGCTCAGCCAAAAAGAACTGTGCCTATTCCGAGAACAACATCACTGGCCTGACATAAGACAGTTCAGCCGGTGGTCGGAAACAGTTCTTCATGGACACCACCTCCTCCAGAGAAGAAAGCCTGTTGTGTCATTCCAGGAAAGCAATCTAAGACCACGTGCCACCTGCCTTGTTTTCTTGCCAGGGTCGCATGTGGGAGTCTGCAGTGGCCCCTGTGAGATGGCAGAGCAACGGTTCTGTGTGGACTATGCCAAGCGTGGCACAGCCGGCTGCAAAAAATGCAAGGAAAAGATTGTAAAGGGGGTGTGCCGAATCGGCAAAGTGGTGCCCAATCCCTTTTCAGAGTCAGGGGGCGATATGAAAGAGTGGTACCACATTAAGTGCATGTTTGAGAAACTGGAGCGGGCCCGGGCCACcacaaaaaaaattgaggacCTCACAGAGCTGGAAGGCTGGGAAGAGCTGGAAGATAATGAGAAAGAACAGATAATCCAACACATTGCAG ATCTGTCTTCCAAGGCAGCAAACACACCAAAGAAGAAAGCTGTTGTCCAGGCTAAGTTGACAGCCACTGGCCAGGTGACATCTCCAGTGAAAGGTGCCTCATTTGTCACCAATACCAATCCCCGGAAATTTTCTGGCTTTTCAG CGAAGCCCAACAACTCTGGGGAAGCCCACTCAATACCTACGCCTAAGACAAGTCTGTCCTCAAGCAAATGTGACCCTAAGCACAAGGATTGTCTGCTACGTGAGTTTCGGAAGTTGTGTGCCATGGTGGCTGAAAATCCTAGCTACAACACGAAGACCCAGATCATCCAGGACTTCCTTCAGAAAGGCTCAGCAGGAG ATGGTTTCCACGGTGACGTGTACCTAACAGTGAAGCTGCTGCTGCCGGGTGTTATTAAGAGTGTTTACAACTTGAATGATAAGCAGATTGTGAAGCTTTTCAGCCGCATTTTTAACTGCAACTCAGATGATATGGCACGAGACCTAGAGCAG GGTGACGTGTCAGAGACAATCAGAGTCTTCTTTGAGCAGAGCAAGTCTTTCCCCCCAGCTGCCAAGAGCCTTCTTACCATCCAGGAGGTGGATGAATTCCTCCTGCGGCTCTCCAAGCTCACCAAGGAGGACGAGCAGCAACAGGCCCTGCAGGACATCGCCTCCAG GTGTACAGCCAATGACCTTAAGTGCATCATCAGGTTGATCAAACATGATCTGAAGATGAACTCAGGTGCAAAACATGT GTTAGATGCCCTAGACCCTAATGCCTATGAAGCCTTCAAAGCCTCGCGCAACCTGCACGATGTGGTGGAGCGGGTCCTCCGCAACGAGCAGGAGGTGAAGAAGGAGCCAGGCCGGAAACGAGCTCTGAGTGTCCAGGCCTCACTGATGACCCCGGTGCAGCCCATGCTG GCCGAGGCCTGCAAGTCCATCGAGTACGCGATGAAGAAGTGTCCGAATGGCATGTTCTCTGAGATCAAGTATGATGGGGAGCGAGTCCAGGTGCATAAGAACGGGGACCACTTCAGCTACTTCAGCCGCAGTCTCAAGCCAGTCCTGCCGCACAAG GTGGCCCACTTTAAGGACTACATCCCCCAGGCTTTCCCCGGGGGCCACAGCATGATCTTGGACTCTGAGGTGCTCCTGATCGACAACAAGAAAGGCAAACCACTGCCCTTTGGGACTCTGGGAGTGCACAAG AAAGCTGCCTTCCAGGATGCTAATGTCTGCCTGTTTGTTTTTGATTGTATCTACTTCAATGATGTCAGCTTGATGGATAG GCCTCTGTTTGAGCGGCGGAAGTTTCTTCACGATAACATGGTTGAAATTCCCAACCGGATCATGTTCTCAGAAATGAAGCAAGTCGCA AAAGCTTCTGACTTGGCTGACATGATCAACCGGGTGATCCAAGAGGGGTTGGAAGGGCTGGTGCTGAAGGACATGAAG GGTACATATGAGCCTGGAAAGCGTCATTGGCTGAAAGTGAAGAAGGACTATTTGAACGAGGGGGCCATGGCTGACACAGCTGACCTGGTGGTGCTTGGGGCCTTCTATGGGCAAGGGAGCAAAG GTGGCATGATGTCCATCTTCCTCATGGGCTGCTATGACCCGAGTAGCCAGAAGTGGTGCACAGTCACCAAGTGTGCAGGAGGCCACGATGACGCGACGCTCGCCCGCCTACAGAAGGAACTGGACATGGTGAAGATCAGCAAG GATCCCAGCAAGATACCCAGCTGGCTGAAAGTCAATAAGATCTACTATCCTGACTTCATCGTTCCAGACCCTAAG AAAGCTGCGGTGTGGGAGATCACAGGGGCTGAATTCTCGAAATCTGAGGCACACACAGCTGATGGGATCTCCATCCGTTTCCCTCGCTGCACCCGAATCCGTGATGATAAGGACTGGAAGTCTGCCACTAACCTCCCCCAACTCAAG GAACTGTACCAGCTCTCCAAGGAGCGGGCGGCTTTCACCATAGTAGCTGGAGATGAGGGGAACTCCACTACAGGGGGCAGCAGCGGAGAGAACGAGGGCATCTCAGGGCCAGCTGTGTCTCACGAGGCCCCGAGAACCTCCCCCAAGCAGCCCTCCGCCAGTGCCAAGAAGGCAGGAGGGAAGCTGAGTAGCTCCAACAGCAAAGGCG GCAACAAGCTGGCTGCAAAGCCTTCCCCTGTGAAAGTGGGAGAGAAGCGGAAGGCTCCTGATGAGACCCCATGCCAAGCAAAG AGGCGGCCGGCCAGCAAGCAGAGAGGAAGGAGCGCTGTGCCAGCAGGCAGGCGATAG
- the RFFL gene encoding E3 ubiquitin-protein ligase rififylin isoform X6, which produces MWATCCNWFCLDGQPEEAPPPQGARTQAYSNPGYSSFPSPTGSEPNCKACGAHFASMTRKQQTCLDCKKNFCVACSSQVGSGPRLCLLCQRFRATAFQREELMKMKVKDLRDYLSLHDISTDMCREKEELVFLVLGQQPVISQEGRTHAPSLSPDSPEQQAFLTQPHTSTIPPTSPGLPSSPPAQARDRQQANGHVSQDQEEPVYLESTARAPAEDETQSVDSEDSFVPGRRASLSDLTDLEDIEGLTVRQLKEILARNFVNYKGCCEKWELMERVTRLYKDQKGLQHLACGAEDQNGGAVPSSLEENLCRICMDSPIDCVLLECGHMVTCTKCGKRMNECPICRQYVIRAVHVFRS; this is translated from the exons ATGTGGGCAACCTGCTGCAACTGGTTCTGCCTGGATGGACAGCCTGAGGAGGCCCCACCACCCCAGGGAGCCAGGACGCAGGCCTATTCCAACCCTGGGTAcagctccttcccttcccccacggGCTCGGAACCAAACTGCAAGGCCTGCGGGGCCCACTTCGCAAGCATGACCAGGAAG CAGCAGACCTGCTTGGACTGTAAGAAGAATTTCTGCGTGGCCTGTTCGAGCCAAGTGGGGAGCGGGCCCCGCCTCTGCCTTCTCTGCCAGCGTTTCCGAGCCACAGCCTTTCAGCGGGAGGAGCTCATGAAGATGAAGGTGAAGGACCTGAGGGACTATCTCAGCCTCCATGACATCTCTACCGACATGTGCCGGGAGAAAGAGGAGCTGGTGTTCTTGGTGCTTGGCCAGCAGCCTGTAATCTCCCAGGAGGGCAGGACTCATGCCCCCAGCCTGTCCCCGGACTCCCCCGAGCAGCAGGCCTTCCTGACCCAGCCTCACACCAGCACGATACCTCCTACCTCACCCGGCCTCCCTTCTTCACCCCCAGCCCAGGCTCGGGACCGGCAGCAG GCCAATGGCCATGTGTCTCAGGACCAAGAGGAACCCGTCTACCTGGAGAGCACAGCCAGAGCACCTGCTGAGGATGAGACGCAG TCTGTTGACTCAGAGGACAGCTTCGTCCCAGGCCGGAGGGCCTCTCTGTCTGACCTGACCGACCTGGAGGACATTGAAGGTCTAACCGTGCGGCAGCTCAAAGAGATCCTGGCTCGCAACTTCGTCAACTACAAGGGCTGCTGTGAGAAGTGGGAGCTGATGGAGAGGGTGACGCGGCTGTACAAGGATCAGAAGGGGCTACAGCACCTGG cGTGTGGTGCTGAAGACCAAAACG GGGGAGCAGTGCCATCCAGCCTGGAGGAGAACCTGTGTCGGATCTGCATGGACTCGCCCATCGACTGTGTTCTGCTGGAGTGCGGCCACATGGTCACCTGTACCAAGTGTGGCAAGCGCATGAACGAGTGTCCCATCTGCCGGCAGTACGTGATCCGAGCCGTGCACGTCTTCCGATCCTGA
- the RFFL gene encoding E3 ubiquitin-protein ligase rififylin isoform X5, translated as MISSEPGSKDLSSGRNRRQLAFCPGHVLKQAKSDFIMWATCCNWFCLDGQPEEAPPPQGARTQAYSNPGYSSFPSPTGSEPNCKACGAHFASMTRKQQTCLDCKKNFCVACSSQVGSGPRLCLLCQRFRATAFQREELMKMKVKDLRDYLSLHDISTDMCREKEELVFLVLGQQPVISQEGRTHAPSLSPDSPEQQAFLTQPHTSTIPPTSPGLPSSPPAQARDRQQANGHVSQDQEEPVYLESTARAPAEDETQSVDSEDSFVPGRRASLSDLTDLEDIEGLTVRQLKEILARNFVNYKGCCEKWELMERVTRLYKDQKGLQHLACGAEDQNGGAVPSSLEENLCRICMDSPIDCVLLECGHMVTCTKCGKRMNECPICRQYVIRAVHVFRS; from the exons ATTTTATCATGTGGGCAACCTGCTGCAACTGGTTCTGCCTGGATGGACAGCCTGAGGAGGCCCCACCACCCCAGGGAGCCAGGACGCAGGCCTATTCCAACCCTGGGTAcagctccttcccttcccccacggGCTCGGAACCAAACTGCAAGGCCTGCGGGGCCCACTTCGCAAGCATGACCAGGAAG CAGCAGACCTGCTTGGACTGTAAGAAGAATTTCTGCGTGGCCTGTTCGAGCCAAGTGGGGAGCGGGCCCCGCCTCTGCCTTCTCTGCCAGCGTTTCCGAGCCACAGCCTTTCAGCGGGAGGAGCTCATGAAGATGAAGGTGAAGGACCTGAGGGACTATCTCAGCCTCCATGACATCTCTACCGACATGTGCCGGGAGAAAGAGGAGCTGGTGTTCTTGGTGCTTGGCCAGCAGCCTGTAATCTCCCAGGAGGGCAGGACTCATGCCCCCAGCCTGTCCCCGGACTCCCCCGAGCAGCAGGCCTTCCTGACCCAGCCTCACACCAGCACGATACCTCCTACCTCACCCGGCCTCCCTTCTTCACCCCCAGCCCAGGCTCGGGACCGGCAGCAG GCCAATGGCCATGTGTCTCAGGACCAAGAGGAACCCGTCTACCTGGAGAGCACAGCCAGAGCACCTGCTGAGGATGAGACGCAG TCTGTTGACTCAGAGGACAGCTTCGTCCCAGGCCGGAGGGCCTCTCTGTCTGACCTGACCGACCTGGAGGACATTGAAGGTCTAACCGTGCGGCAGCTCAAAGAGATCCTGGCTCGCAACTTCGTCAACTACAAGGGCTGCTGTGAGAAGTGGGAGCTGATGGAGAGGGTGACGCGGCTGTACAAGGATCAGAAGGGGCTACAGCACCTGG cGTGTGGTGCTGAAGACCAAAACG GGGGAGCAGTGCCATCCAGCCTGGAGGAGAACCTGTGTCGGATCTGCATGGACTCGCCCATCGACTGTGTTCTGCTGGAGTGCGGCCACATGGTCACCTGTACCAAGTGTGGCAAGCGCATGAACGAGTGTCCCATCTGCCGGCAGTACGTGATCCGAGCCGTGCACGTCTTCCGATCCTGA
- the LIG3 gene encoding DNA ligase 3 isoform X1, giving the protein MTLAFKILLPPTLRALSQKELCLFREQHHWPDIRQFSRWSETVLHGHHLLQRRKPVVSFQESNLRPRATCLVFLPGSHVGVCSGPCEMAEQRFCVDYAKRGTAGCKKCKEKIVKGVCRIGKVVPNPFSESGGDMKEWYHIKCMFEKLERARATTKKIEDLTELEGWEELEDNEKEQIIQHIADLSSKAANTPKKKAVVQAKLTATGQVTSPVKGASFVTNTNPRKFSGFSAKPNNSGEAHSIPTPKTSLSSSKCDPKHKDCLLREFRKLCAMVAENPSYNTKTQIIQDFLQKGSAGDGFHGDVYLTVKLLLPGVIKSVYNLNDKQIVKLFSRIFNCNSDDMARDLEQGDVSETIRVFFEQSKSFPPAAKSLLTIQEVDEFLLRLSKLTKEDEQQQALQDIASRCTANDLKCIIRLIKHDLKMNSGAKHVLDALDPNAYEAFKASRNLHDVVERVLRNEQEVKKEPGRKRALSVQASLMTPVQPMLAEACKSIEYAMKKCPNGMFSEIKYDGERVQVHKNGDHFSYFSRSLKPVLPHKVAHFKDYIPQAFPGGHSMILDSEVLLIDNKKGKPLPFGTLGVHKKAAFQDANVCLFVFDCIYFNDVSLMDRPLFERRKFLHDNMVEIPNRIMFSEMKQVAKASDLADMINRVIQEGLEGLVLKDMKGTYEPGKRHWLKVKKDYLNEGAMADTADLVVLGAFYGQGSKGGMMSIFLMGCYDPSSQKWCTVTKCAGGHDDATLARLQKELDMVKISKDPSKIPSWLKVNKIYYPDFIVPDPKKAAVWEITGAEFSKSEAHTADGISIRFPRCTRIRDDKDWKSATNLPQLKELYQLSKERAAFTIVAGDEGNSTTGGSSGENEGISGPAVSHEAPRTSPKQPSASAKKAGGKLSSSNSKGGNKLAAKPSPVKVGEKRKAPDETPCQAKVLLDIFTGVRLYLPPSTPDFSRLRRYFVAFDGDLAQEFDVASATHVLGSRDKNPEAQQVSPEWIWACIRKRRLVAPC; this is encoded by the exons ATGACTTTGGCTTTTAAGATCCTCTTACCACCAACTCTCCGTGCGCTCAGCCAAAAAGAACTGTGCCTATTCCGAGAACAACATCACTGGCCTGACATAAGACAGTTCAGCCGGTGGTCGGAAACAGTTCTTCATGGACACCACCTCCTCCAGAGAAGAAAGCCTGTTGTGTCATTCCAGGAAAGCAATCTAAGACCACGTGCCACCTGCCTTGTTTTCTTGCCAGGGTCGCATGTGGGAGTCTGCAGTGGCCCCTGTGAGATGGCAGAGCAACGGTTCTGTGTGGACTATGCCAAGCGTGGCACAGCCGGCTGCAAAAAATGCAAGGAAAAGATTGTAAAGGGGGTGTGCCGAATCGGCAAAGTGGTGCCCAATCCCTTTTCAGAGTCAGGGGGCGATATGAAAGAGTGGTACCACATTAAGTGCATGTTTGAGAAACTGGAGCGGGCCCGGGCCACcacaaaaaaaattgaggacCTCACAGAGCTGGAAGGCTGGGAAGAGCTGGAAGATAATGAGAAAGAACAGATAATCCAACACATTGCAG ATCTGTCTTCCAAGGCAGCAAACACACCAAAGAAGAAAGCTGTTGTCCAGGCTAAGTTGACAGCCACTGGCCAGGTGACATCTCCAGTGAAAGGTGCCTCATTTGTCACCAATACCAATCCCCGGAAATTTTCTGGCTTTTCAG CGAAGCCCAACAACTCTGGGGAAGCCCACTCAATACCTACGCCTAAGACAAGTCTGTCCTCAAGCAAATGTGACCCTAAGCACAAGGATTGTCTGCTACGTGAGTTTCGGAAGTTGTGTGCCATGGTGGCTGAAAATCCTAGCTACAACACGAAGACCCAGATCATCCAGGACTTCCTTCAGAAAGGCTCAGCAGGAG ATGGTTTCCACGGTGACGTGTACCTAACAGTGAAGCTGCTGCTGCCGGGTGTTATTAAGAGTGTTTACAACTTGAATGATAAGCAGATTGTGAAGCTTTTCAGCCGCATTTTTAACTGCAACTCAGATGATATGGCACGAGACCTAGAGCAG GGTGACGTGTCAGAGACAATCAGAGTCTTCTTTGAGCAGAGCAAGTCTTTCCCCCCAGCTGCCAAGAGCCTTCTTACCATCCAGGAGGTGGATGAATTCCTCCTGCGGCTCTCCAAGCTCACCAAGGAGGACGAGCAGCAACAGGCCCTGCAGGACATCGCCTCCAG GTGTACAGCCAATGACCTTAAGTGCATCATCAGGTTGATCAAACATGATCTGAAGATGAACTCAGGTGCAAAACATGT GTTAGATGCCCTAGACCCTAATGCCTATGAAGCCTTCAAAGCCTCGCGCAACCTGCACGATGTGGTGGAGCGGGTCCTCCGCAACGAGCAGGAGGTGAAGAAGGAGCCAGGCCGGAAACGAGCTCTGAGTGTCCAGGCCTCACTGATGACCCCGGTGCAGCCCATGCTG GCCGAGGCCTGCAAGTCCATCGAGTACGCGATGAAGAAGTGTCCGAATGGCATGTTCTCTGAGATCAAGTATGATGGGGAGCGAGTCCAGGTGCATAAGAACGGGGACCACTTCAGCTACTTCAGCCGCAGTCTCAAGCCAGTCCTGCCGCACAAG GTGGCCCACTTTAAGGACTACATCCCCCAGGCTTTCCCCGGGGGCCACAGCATGATCTTGGACTCTGAGGTGCTCCTGATCGACAACAAGAAAGGCAAACCACTGCCCTTTGGGACTCTGGGAGTGCACAAG AAAGCTGCCTTCCAGGATGCTAATGTCTGCCTGTTTGTTTTTGATTGTATCTACTTCAATGATGTCAGCTTGATGGATAG GCCTCTGTTTGAGCGGCGGAAGTTTCTTCACGATAACATGGTTGAAATTCCCAACCGGATCATGTTCTCAGAAATGAAGCAAGTCGCA AAAGCTTCTGACTTGGCTGACATGATCAACCGGGTGATCCAAGAGGGGTTGGAAGGGCTGGTGCTGAAGGACATGAAG GGTACATATGAGCCTGGAAAGCGTCATTGGCTGAAAGTGAAGAAGGACTATTTGAACGAGGGGGCCATGGCTGACACAGCTGACCTGGTGGTGCTTGGGGCCTTCTATGGGCAAGGGAGCAAAG GTGGCATGATGTCCATCTTCCTCATGGGCTGCTATGACCCGAGTAGCCAGAAGTGGTGCACAGTCACCAAGTGTGCAGGAGGCCACGATGACGCGACGCTCGCCCGCCTACAGAAGGAACTGGACATGGTGAAGATCAGCAAG GATCCCAGCAAGATACCCAGCTGGCTGAAAGTCAATAAGATCTACTATCCTGACTTCATCGTTCCAGACCCTAAG AAAGCTGCGGTGTGGGAGATCACAGGGGCTGAATTCTCGAAATCTGAGGCACACACAGCTGATGGGATCTCCATCCGTTTCCCTCGCTGCACCCGAATCCGTGATGATAAGGACTGGAAGTCTGCCACTAACCTCCCCCAACTCAAG GAACTGTACCAGCTCTCCAAGGAGCGGGCGGCTTTCACCATAGTAGCTGGAGATGAGGGGAACTCCACTACAGGGGGCAGCAGCGGAGAGAACGAGGGCATCTCAGGGCCAGCTGTGTCTCACGAGGCCCCGAGAACCTCCCCCAAGCAGCCCTCCGCCAGTGCCAAGAAGGCAGGAGGGAAGCTGAGTAGCTCCAACAGCAAAGGCG GCAACAAGCTGGCTGCAAAGCCTTCCCCTGTGAAAGTGGGAGAGAAGCGGAAGGCTCCTGATGAGACCCCATGCCAAGCAAAG GTGCTGCTGGACATCTTCACCGGGGTGCGGCTCTACCTGCCACCCTCCACGCCAGACTTCAGCCGTCTCCGACGCTACTTTGTGGCATTCGATGGGGACCTGGCGCAGGAATTTGACGTGGCCTCAGCCACACATGTGCTGGGTAGTAGGGACAAGAACCCTGAGGCCCAGCAGGTGTCCCCGGAGTGGATCTGGGCCTGTATCCGGAAACGGAGACTGGTAGCTCCCTGCTAG